A genomic region of Gemmata massiliana contains the following coding sequences:
- a CDS encoding aldehyde dehydrogenase: MSERERLQNYIEGRFVAPVRGEYLPVYEPATGRPFAEVASSDRADVDAACIAAGRAARGWRETPVEKRAVILDAIANKLEAQIERFAGAESKDNGKPVSLARAVDIPRAVSNFRFFAGAVQHFASECHPTSADVLNYTLRAPLGVVGCISPWNLPLYLFTWKIAPALASGNCVVAKPSEITPVTATMFAELCGEAGLPPGVLNLVHGTGPDVGEVICTHPTTKAISFTGGTKTGARIASVAAPLFKKLSLELGGKNPVLVFDDCAFDEMLATTLRSSFSNQGEICLCGSRIFVQDAIYERFKTEFVARAKKLRVGDPLEPTTEQGALVSEQHHAKVRSYLDLARKEGGTVLCGGEVISPPGRCANGWFLSPVVIEGLPHNCRTSQEEIFGPVASLYRFKTEDEAVALANDTPYGLASVVWTRSLDRAHRVAASLHAGITWVNCWMVRDLRTPFGGVKQSGVGREGGWEALRFFTEPKNVCLKLS, from the coding sequence GTGTCTGAGCGCGAGCGCCTGCAAAACTACATCGAGGGCCGGTTCGTCGCCCCCGTGCGCGGCGAGTACCTGCCCGTCTACGAACCCGCGACCGGGCGCCCGTTCGCCGAGGTCGCGTCGTCCGACCGGGCGGACGTGGACGCCGCGTGCATCGCGGCCGGGCGCGCGGCCCGCGGGTGGCGCGAGACGCCGGTCGAGAAGCGCGCTGTGATCCTCGACGCGATCGCGAACAAGCTGGAAGCGCAAATCGAGCGCTTCGCCGGCGCGGAATCGAAGGACAACGGCAAGCCGGTGTCGCTGGCGCGGGCCGTGGACATCCCGCGCGCGGTGTCGAACTTCCGGTTCTTCGCGGGGGCGGTTCAGCACTTCGCGAGCGAGTGCCACCCGACGTCCGCCGACGTGCTGAACTACACGCTCCGCGCGCCGCTCGGCGTAGTGGGGTGCATCTCGCCGTGGAACCTCCCGCTGTACCTGTTCACGTGGAAGATCGCGCCCGCGCTCGCGAGCGGGAACTGCGTGGTCGCAAAACCGAGCGAAATAACCCCCGTAACCGCAACGATGTTCGCCGAGTTGTGCGGTGAAGCGGGGTTACCGCCGGGGGTGCTGAACCTCGTTCACGGCACCGGCCCCGATGTGGGCGAAGTGATCTGCACGCACCCCACCACCAAGGCCATCTCGTTCACCGGGGGAACGAAGACCGGCGCCCGGATCGCCTCGGTCGCCGCGCCGTTATTCAAGAAGCTTTCGCTCGAACTCGGCGGGAAGAACCCGGTTCTCGTTTTCGACGACTGTGCATTCGACGAGATGCTCGCAACCACGCTGCGCTCGTCCTTCAGCAACCAGGGCGAAATCTGCCTGTGCGGGTCGCGCATCTTCGTGCAGGACGCGATCTACGAGCGCTTCAAAACCGAGTTCGTGGCGCGGGCCAAGAAGCTCCGCGTCGGCGACCCACTGGAGCCGACGACCGAACAGGGCGCGCTCGTTTCCGAGCAGCACCACGCGAAGGTGCGCAGCTACCTCGACCTCGCACGCAAAGAGGGCGGTACCGTTCTTTGCGGCGGTGAAGTGATCTCTCCTCCAGGTCGGTGCGCGAACGGCTGGTTCCTCTCGCCCGTGGTCATTGAAGGGCTGCCGCACAACTGCCGCACGAGTCAGGAAGAGATCTTCGGCCCGGTCGCGTCGCTGTACCGCTTCAAGACCGAAGACGAGGCGGTCGCGCTTGCGAACGACACGCCCTACGGTCTCGCGTCGGTGGTGTGGACGCGCTCGCTCGACCGCGCCCACCGCGTCGCCGCGAGCCTGCACGCGGGGATCACCTGGGTGAACTGCTGGATGGTGCGCGACTTGAGAACGCCGTTCGGTGGGGTCAAGCAGTCGGGCGTCGGGCGCGAGGGCGGTTGGGAAGCGCTCCGATTCTTCACCGAGCCGAAGAACGTGTGCCTCAAACTGTCATAG
- a CDS encoding SDR family oxidoreductase: MNDLAGKKALVCGGSQGIGLAAARELAARGADVTVLARSEPPGEDTFAFLRADLQQIEALIPTLESQLQSAPAFSILVNNSGGPPPGPIVDATPEQFLTAFKQQVLAAHLLTQWVLPAMKAQGYGRIINVVSTSVREPIEGLGVSNTIRGATASWAKTLSREVGKFGVTVNNVLPGATRTARLEAIIKRKADASGKPQEEIEAHMRAEIPAGRFAEPTEIGAVIAFLASPAAGYISGVSVPVDGGRLHCV; the protein is encoded by the coding sequence ATGAACGATCTCGCCGGCAAGAAGGCACTGGTGTGCGGCGGCTCGCAGGGCATCGGCCTCGCGGCGGCGCGGGAACTCGCGGCACGCGGAGCGGACGTCACCGTGCTCGCGCGCTCCGAACCGCCGGGCGAAGATACATTCGCGTTTCTGCGCGCGGACCTGCAACAGATCGAAGCCCTCATCCCCACGCTGGAAAGTCAGTTACAGTCGGCGCCCGCGTTCAGCATCCTCGTGAACAATAGCGGCGGCCCGCCGCCCGGTCCCATTGTGGACGCGACGCCCGAACAGTTCCTCACGGCGTTCAAGCAACAAGTCCTCGCCGCGCACCTCCTCACGCAGTGGGTACTGCCCGCGATGAAGGCTCAGGGGTACGGCCGCATCATCAACGTCGTCTCCACGAGCGTCCGCGAGCCGATCGAGGGCTTGGGCGTGTCGAACACGATTCGCGGCGCGACCGCGTCGTGGGCGAAAACGCTGTCGCGTGAGGTCGGCAAGTTCGGCGTGACCGTGAACAACGTGCTCCCCGGCGCCACGCGGACCGCGCGCCTGGAGGCGATCATCAAGCGGAAGGCCGATGCGAGCGGCAAACCGCAAGAAGAAATCGAAGCCCACATGCGCGCGGAGATCCCGGCCGGCCGGTTCGCCGAACCGACTGAGATCGGGGCCGTGATCGCGTTCCTCGCGTCGCCCGCGGCGGGGTACATTTCCGGCGTGAGTGTTCCGGTGGACGGCGGGAGGTTGCACTGTGTCTGA
- a CDS encoding ISAs1 family transposase, whose protein sequence is MSIPLLAVFADVPDPRRETKNKLHELVDILTLATCAVIAGADGWDQVAAFGRAKQTLFAPYLRLPHGVPSPDTFERVFAKLDPDAFADRFGRWMAAACESTGLVHVAIDGKSARRSTKNTFTGCLHLVEAWAVENRLILGQRSVPEGGHEITTAPDLLGALDLTGAVVTVDAAFCQKELVSQIRTQGGHYVVCVKGNQKGLRGAVAEVFARAGEDAFAGCDMGSAVEDGHGREEERYVTVVEDPEGLPSGWADVGAVALVCRERVVNGKPNESTAHYYLTSLRIGAVELAGYIRNHWGIENGLHWCLDIAFREDDSRARAGHAGANLGMIRRVALSLLQRADTKGSIRTRRMKAAWDDQYLLKVFKILTTK, encoded by the coding sequence ATGAGTATTCCGCTGCTGGCGGTGTTTGCGGATGTGCCAGACCCGCGCCGCGAAACGAAGAACAAGTTGCATGAGCTGGTGGATATCCTCACGTTGGCCACGTGTGCGGTGATCGCCGGGGCCGACGGGTGGGACCAGGTGGCCGCGTTCGGTCGGGCCAAGCAAACGTTGTTCGCCCCGTACCTGCGGTTGCCCCACGGGGTTCCGAGCCCGGACACGTTCGAGCGCGTGTTCGCCAAGCTGGACCCGGACGCGTTCGCGGACCGGTTCGGGCGCTGGATGGCAGCCGCATGCGAGAGTACCGGCCTGGTGCACGTGGCGATCGATGGTAAGAGCGCCCGGCGGTCCACCAAGAACACGTTCACCGGGTGCTTGCATCTGGTCGAGGCGTGGGCCGTGGAGAACCGGTTGATCCTGGGCCAGCGGTCCGTGCCCGAGGGCGGACACGAGATCACCACGGCCCCAGATCTGTTGGGCGCCCTGGATCTGACGGGCGCGGTGGTGACCGTCGACGCGGCCTTTTGCCAGAAGGAGTTGGTGTCCCAGATCCGCACCCAGGGCGGGCATTACGTGGTGTGCGTGAAGGGGAACCAGAAGGGGTTGCGCGGCGCGGTGGCGGAGGTGTTCGCGCGGGCCGGGGAGGACGCGTTCGCCGGGTGTGACATGGGGTCCGCGGTCGAGGACGGGCACGGGCGCGAGGAAGAGCGGTACGTGACGGTGGTTGAAGATCCGGAAGGGCTACCGAGCGGGTGGGCCGATGTTGGGGCCGTGGCCCTGGTGTGCCGGGAGCGGGTGGTGAACGGGAAGCCGAATGAGAGCACCGCCCATTACTACCTCACCAGCTTGCGGATCGGGGCGGTCGAGCTGGCGGGGTACATCCGCAACCATTGGGGCATTGAGAACGGGCTCCATTGGTGTCTGGACATCGCGTTCCGGGAAGACGACAGCCGGGCTCGGGCCGGACACGCCGGGGCCAACCTGGGCATGATTCGCCGGGTTGCCCTGTCCCTGCTCCAGCGGGCGGACACCAAGGGCAGCATTCGTACTCGACGCATGAAGGCCGCCTGGGACGATCAATACCTGCTCAAAGTGTTTAAGATTCTGACGACTAAATGA
- a CDS encoding DUF3108 domain-containing protein, translating to MLRAIRLVLGAAAVMFGGAVLAQPKDAPQAEGYFPLKKNTTWTYKVGDNEVKVVVVKSDKVGTEDHFQVDTKVGTESKMSEVYVIKADGVYRTKVKEDKLDPPVKVLALPIKKDATWEVNSKVGTQTIKGTMKVVNDKEKIKTPAGDFETVYVEGKDMDVAGAKTTVRLWFAKDRGIVKEEFVLQSNEVVKLELSKYEEGK from the coding sequence ATGTTGCGCGCGATCCGTTTGGTTTTGGGTGCGGCGGCGGTAATGTTCGGCGGCGCGGTACTCGCGCAACCGAAGGACGCGCCACAAGCCGAAGGGTACTTCCCGCTCAAGAAGAACACGACGTGGACCTACAAGGTCGGGGACAACGAAGTGAAGGTCGTGGTCGTGAAGTCCGACAAGGTCGGCACCGAGGACCACTTCCAGGTCGATACGAAGGTGGGCACCGAGTCGAAGATGTCCGAGGTGTACGTCATCAAAGCTGATGGCGTGTACCGCACGAAGGTGAAGGAAGACAAGCTCGACCCGCCCGTGAAGGTGCTCGCGCTCCCGATCAAGAAGGACGCGACCTGGGAGGTCAACAGCAAGGTCGGCACGCAGACCATCAAGGGCACGATGAAGGTGGTCAACGACAAGGAGAAGATCAAGACCCCGGCCGGCGACTTCGAGACGGTGTACGTGGAGGGCAAGGACATGGACGTCGCGGGGGCGAAGACCACCGTGCGCCTGTGGTTCGCCAAGGACCGCGGCATCGTGAAGGAGGAGTTCGTCCTCCAGTCCAACGAGGTCGTGAAGCTGGAACTGAGCAAGTACGAAGAAGGCAAGTAA
- a CDS encoding aldose epimerase family protein — MRSTLPALCATLALTTGAFAQPKAGTGPAFEETKFGVIPAPADNNKKGPTNVSQYTLTNKNNVVLKCIDYGAIITELHVPDKNGKFADVVLGFDNLDGYLKGHPYFGTNAGRCANRIANAKFTLEGKEYKLFANNEPHTLHGGKEGFDKKVWQGKASLTATGPSVTFKRTSPDGEEGYPGALAVEVTYTLTDNNELVIDYRATTNKATLCNLAHHSYFNLAGHNGGDIKGHEATIAAKNYTPADETLIPTGKIAPVAGTAFDFTKAKTVGADLEKAGGKPVGFDLNYVLDKGTTGRPELAARVVEPKSGRVLEVLSTEPGLQFYTGNFLDGTNKGKGGAEYKQYNGFCMEAQKFPDSINKAEWKDKSNVVLKPGETYKQTTVYQFSVAK; from the coding sequence ATGCGATCCACTCTCCCCGCTCTGTGTGCCACGCTCGCCCTGACCACGGGGGCGTTTGCTCAGCCCAAGGCCGGCACCGGGCCGGCGTTCGAGGAAACCAAGTTCGGCGTCATCCCCGCGCCCGCGGACAACAACAAGAAGGGGCCGACGAACGTCTCCCAGTACACGCTCACGAACAAGAACAACGTGGTGCTGAAGTGCATCGACTACGGCGCGATCATCACCGAGCTGCACGTCCCGGACAAGAACGGTAAGTTCGCCGACGTGGTGCTCGGGTTCGACAACCTCGACGGGTACCTGAAGGGGCACCCGTACTTCGGCACGAACGCGGGGCGCTGCGCGAACCGCATCGCGAACGCGAAGTTCACGCTCGAGGGCAAGGAGTACAAGCTGTTCGCGAACAACGAACCGCACACCCTGCACGGGGGCAAGGAGGGGTTCGACAAGAAGGTGTGGCAGGGTAAAGCGAGCCTGACCGCGACCGGCCCGAGCGTGACGTTCAAGCGCACCAGCCCGGACGGGGAAGAGGGCTACCCCGGCGCGCTCGCGGTCGAGGTGACGTACACGCTCACCGACAACAACGAACTCGTGATCGACTACCGCGCGACCACGAACAAGGCGACCCTCTGCAACCTCGCGCACCACAGCTACTTCAACCTCGCGGGGCACAATGGCGGCGACATCAAGGGCCACGAGGCCACGATCGCCGCGAAGAACTACACCCCGGCCGACGAGACGCTGATCCCGACGGGCAAGATCGCCCCGGTCGCGGGCACCGCGTTCGACTTCACGAAGGCCAAGACGGTCGGCGCCGATCTGGAGAAGGCCGGCGGCAAACCGGTCGGCTTCGACCTGAACTACGTGCTCGATAAGGGCACCACCGGGCGCCCGGAACTGGCGGCCCGCGTGGTCGAGCCGAAGAGCGGCCGCGTGCTGGAAGTGCTGTCCACCGAACCGGGCCTCCAGTTCTATACGGGCAACTTCCTCGACGGCACGAACAAGGGCAAGGGCGGCGCGGAGTACAAGCAGTACAACGGGTTCTGCATGGAAGCCCAGAAGTTCCCGGACTCGATCAACAAGGCGGAGTGGAAGGACAAGTCGAACGTGGTCCTGAAGCCGGGCGAGACCTACAAGCAGACGACCGTGTACCAGTTCAGCGTCGCGAAGTGA
- a CDS encoding c-type cytochrome domain-containing protein, whose translation MLRFLFVVCALCALRGESRSADPTYWQDVRPILRKHCVVCHSERRLDEPDLSASLALDKPDNIRKGGKGGKVTVLVAGKPDESLIVTLLTAKDKKRAMPLDADPLSADEIAIIRKWVAVGAPEGTKPADGAGTATTAPARPTRKIDVVFSTKATLPRTAKLPGPLELALPVGPLPPVAAVAFSPDGKWLASGVYGRVTIWDLASAKPAKVLTNVLGAVNDLKFSPNGKLLAVAGGQPSARGDLRLFDTTEWKLLHALGGHLDTVSSVSFSGDGSKLVSASFDKTVRLWDVKEAKQLHAYTGHSDFVHAVSLGPDGSWYATASKDRTGRIIDAATGKGLFTLSGTDQEVLAVAVNPTNGQVMAAGLDPLVSWYDPKTAERQRRAGGPGTSTHEIAIDPKGTLVVTAGGDGTIRTLNPKTAAQVKAMQSGSVVFAVAVDADAKRIASGGADGVVKLWDATDARLLVTLWSGADGAWVSLTPEGYVAGQDALLEKASWKATGKTVTDPKLLAPLRDAGQVGQAARGVKLPEPVWK comes from the coding sequence ATGCTCCGGTTCCTGTTTGTGGTGTGTGCCCTCTGTGCCCTTCGTGGCGAATCCCGGTCCGCGGACCCGACGTACTGGCAGGACGTGCGGCCCATTCTGCGCAAGCACTGCGTCGTGTGTCACAGCGAGCGCCGGCTCGACGAACCGGACCTCTCCGCGAGCCTCGCGCTCGACAAGCCGGACAACATTCGGAAGGGCGGCAAAGGCGGCAAGGTGACCGTACTCGTTGCGGGCAAGCCGGACGAGTCGCTGATCGTGACTCTACTCACAGCGAAAGACAAAAAGCGCGCGATGCCGCTCGACGCGGACCCGCTGTCCGCCGACGAGATCGCGATCATCCGCAAGTGGGTCGCGGTCGGTGCCCCGGAGGGCACGAAGCCCGCTGACGGCGCGGGAACGGCCACAACAGCGCCGGCACGCCCCACGCGCAAGATCGACGTCGTTTTCAGCACGAAAGCCACTCTGCCTCGAACTGCGAAGTTGCCGGGGCCACTCGAACTCGCACTCCCGGTCGGGCCGCTCCCGCCGGTCGCCGCCGTCGCGTTCAGCCCGGACGGGAAGTGGCTCGCGAGCGGCGTTTACGGTCGCGTCACGATCTGGGATCTCGCCAGCGCGAAGCCGGCGAAGGTGCTGACGAACGTCCTCGGAGCGGTGAACGACCTGAAGTTCTCGCCGAACGGCAAACTGCTCGCGGTCGCGGGTGGGCAGCCCTCGGCCCGCGGGGACTTGCGGCTCTTCGATACGACCGAATGGAAGCTCTTACACGCACTCGGCGGACACCTCGATACGGTGTCGAGCGTGTCGTTCTCCGGGGACGGCAGCAAACTGGTGAGCGCCAGTTTCGACAAAACGGTCCGGCTGTGGGATGTCAAAGAAGCGAAGCAACTCCACGCCTACACCGGCCACTCCGACTTCGTACACGCGGTCAGTTTAGGTCCGGACGGTTCCTGGTACGCGACCGCGAGCAAGGACCGCACCGGGCGCATCATCGATGCCGCCACCGGCAAAGGATTGTTCACGCTCAGCGGTACCGACCAGGAGGTGCTCGCGGTCGCGGTCAATCCGACAAACGGGCAGGTCATGGCCGCGGGACTCGATCCGCTCGTGAGCTGGTACGACCCCAAAACGGCCGAGCGCCAGCGTCGCGCGGGCGGGCCGGGCACTTCCACGCACGAGATCGCAATCGACCCGAAGGGAACGCTCGTCGTAACGGCCGGCGGGGACGGCACGATTCGCACGCTCAATCCGAAGACCGCCGCGCAAGTCAAGGCGATGCAGAGTGGTTCGGTGGTCTTCGCGGTCGCGGTGGACGCCGACGCGAAACGCATCGCGAGTGGCGGTGCCGATGGCGTGGTGAAGTTGTGGGACGCGACCGACGCGCGCCTGCTGGTCACACTGTGGTCGGGGGCGGACGGCGCGTGGGTGTCACTGACCCCGGAGGGATACGTTGCGGGCCAGGATGCGCTGCTTGAGAAGGCGTCGTGGAAGGCGACCGGAAAAACGGTCACGGACCCGAAACTACTCGCCCCACTGAGAGACGCCGGTCAGGTGGGACAAGCCGCTCGAGGAGTGAAGTTGCCCGAACCGGTATGGAAATAA
- a CDS encoding leucine-rich repeat domain-containing protein, with protein MYRWLLFVAMTTCIGCARAPEASAPEAPAIDEEPFVPPKPKVYKPIDPSVVKVWAEQGFESGWIGEDTGAFARDAAGLKNPVPGFTLLNASHRAIKDLAALPDPGVPFGIVMEGPSITPEQLRALFGHKSVTTFTLTSQSISAEQSDALMRDLATVPTLTAVHLSASWSRKVQFTFPISTTGLRELSRIKSLSVLSLHRTSFSATDAQELAAFKGLTSLALWGERVTDAVLDEVVKLPSLDTLDLSGSKVTDAGLRRVAAIKGLSHFRLFRAGGISAGGIQELTAARNLTHLELRGTGAKAGELRALAGLKRLRTLDLSGTALKSDEVRELAGLKGLTTLRLFGTDLTDADLKELSSLSGLTSLDVSENGRITGAGLEELRALKGLTDLRVGAAGWFTDRDIKGLVRLQGLERLAIDVTGVTDAGLKELATLKRLTALDLKGFNKLTKPAVAELRAALPNCQITTWGLGG; from the coding sequence ATGTACCGGTGGTTGTTGTTTGTGGCGATGACGACTTGCATCGGGTGCGCCCGCGCCCCGGAGGCCTCTGCTCCGGAGGCGCCCGCGATCGACGAGGAACCGTTCGTCCCGCCAAAACCGAAGGTGTACAAGCCGATCGACCCGTCAGTAGTCAAAGTTTGGGCCGAACAGGGCTTCGAGAGCGGTTGGATCGGGGAGGATACCGGGGCCTTTGCTCGGGACGCGGCCGGCCTTAAGAACCCGGTGCCGGGGTTCACTTTATTGAACGCTTCGCATCGTGCTATCAAGGATCTCGCCGCGCTTCCCGACCCCGGAGTACCGTTCGGTATTGTGATGGAAGGGCCTTCCATCACGCCCGAGCAGCTCCGGGCACTCTTCGGCCACAAGAGCGTCACCACGTTCACGCTGACGTCCCAGTCGATCAGCGCCGAGCAGTCCGACGCCCTGATGCGGGACCTGGCCACGGTCCCGACGCTGACCGCCGTCCACCTTTCGGCCTCCTGGTCGCGAAAGGTACAGTTTACTTTCCCGATCTCGACAACGGGGCTCCGAGAACTGTCCCGGATCAAATCGCTTTCCGTACTCAGTCTTCACAGGACGAGTTTCAGCGCCACCGACGCGCAAGAACTCGCGGCGTTCAAGGGCCTCACGTCGCTCGCCTTGTGGGGCGAGCGGGTAACCGATGCCGTGCTGGACGAGGTGGTGAAGCTGCCGTCCCTGGACACGCTCGACCTGAGCGGGAGCAAGGTCACGGACGCGGGGCTGCGGCGGGTGGCCGCGATCAAAGGGCTCTCGCATTTCAGGCTTTTCCGGGCGGGTGGGATATCGGCCGGGGGAATACAGGAACTGACCGCGGCGCGCAATCTCACCCATCTGGAGTTGAGGGGCACCGGGGCCAAGGCCGGCGAGCTACGGGCGCTCGCCGGCCTGAAGCGGCTCCGTACCCTCGACCTGTCCGGCACCGCCCTCAAATCCGATGAGGTGCGGGAGCTTGCCGGGCTCAAGGGGCTGACCACTTTACGACTATTCGGCACCGATTTGACCGACGCGGACCTCAAAGAACTGTCGTCCCTTTCCGGCCTCACCTCTCTCGACGTGTCGGAGAACGGGCGGATCACGGGCGCGGGTTTGGAGGAGTTGAGGGCGCTGAAGGGGCTGACCGATCTGCGCGTCGGAGCGGCCGGCTGGTTCACGGACCGAGACATCAAGGGGCTCGTTCGGCTTCAAGGGCTCGAACGGCTCGCGATCGATGTCACCGGGGTGACCGACGCCGGGTTGAAAGAACTGGCAACTTTGAAGCGACTGACCGCACTCGACTTGAAGGGCTTCAATAAGTTGACGAAGCCCGCGGTGGCGGAACTGCGGGCCGCGCTTCCGAACTGCCAAATCACCACGTGGGGGCTCGGTGGATAG
- a CDS encoding YjhG/YagF family D-xylonate dehydratase — MPSDVLDTPESAYQIVTTGSGPKGALPLTDELLRHSPSGNLFGWTQNVGMGWNPALLGGKEFTILSTHGGLRAEDGTPIALGFHSGHWEVGLLVKAAAEEFARLRCVPFAGAVTDPCDGRTQGTAGMYDSLPYRNDSSQVMRRLMRSHPTRAGVMGVATCDKGLPAMMMALAAQHDHPTILVPGGVMLAGEADHEDTGKVQTIGARYAHGEMTIDEAAAAGCHACASPGGGCQFLGTAATSQVIGEALGLSLPHSALAPSGQPIWVDMATRSARALVNMSNRGVRTPHILTEAAFKNALAVFAAFGGSTNLLLHTPAIAFHAGIKRPTIEDWTFYNRKVPRLVDALPNGPMNHPTMRVFLAGGVPEVMLHLRELGLLELDALTASGETLGSNLDWWAKSERRTRLRELLRTRDRVDPDTVIMSPDAARKRGLTSTITFPRGNLAPDGCVIKSTAIDPSVVDPDGVYRKTGPAKVFIRERDAINAIKGEGERKVVPGDVLVLCCRGPMGSGMEETYQVTSALKHLKWGKQVAVITDARFSGVSTGACIGHVSPEALVGGPIGKLRDGDLVQVIVDRNKLEGTIDLVGDATGNHGPLWGSAELQARAPRPDLAPDPALPADTRLWAALQHASGGVWGGCVYDPDLIAAKLAGAK, encoded by the coding sequence ATGCCGTCCGATGTCCTCGACACGCCCGAGTCCGCGTACCAAATCGTCACCACCGGGAGCGGGCCGAAGGGCGCGCTCCCGCTCACGGATGAGCTCCTCCGCCACTCCCCGAGCGGGAACCTGTTCGGGTGGACGCAGAACGTCGGGATGGGCTGGAACCCGGCGCTGCTCGGCGGCAAGGAGTTCACCATCCTCAGCACGCACGGCGGGCTGCGGGCCGAGGACGGCACGCCGATCGCGCTCGGGTTCCACTCCGGGCACTGGGAGGTCGGGTTGCTGGTGAAGGCCGCGGCCGAGGAGTTCGCCCGGCTGCGGTGCGTCCCGTTCGCGGGCGCGGTCACCGACCCGTGCGACGGGCGCACCCAGGGCACGGCCGGGATGTACGACAGCCTGCCGTACCGCAACGATTCGAGCCAGGTGATGCGCCGGCTCATGCGCTCGCACCCGACCCGGGCGGGCGTGATGGGTGTCGCGACGTGCGACAAGGGACTGCCCGCCATGATGATGGCGCTGGCAGCTCAACACGATCACCCCACGATCCTGGTGCCCGGCGGGGTAATGCTCGCGGGGGAAGCGGACCACGAAGATACGGGGAAGGTGCAGACAATCGGCGCGCGGTACGCGCACGGCGAAATGACCATTGATGAAGCCGCGGCCGCGGGGTGCCACGCCTGTGCGTCGCCCGGCGGCGGGTGCCAGTTCCTGGGGACCGCGGCCACGTCGCAGGTCATCGGCGAGGCGCTGGGGTTGAGCTTACCGCACTCGGCGCTCGCCCCGTCCGGGCAGCCGATCTGGGTCGATATGGCCACGCGATCGGCCCGCGCGCTGGTCAACATGTCGAACCGCGGGGTCCGCACGCCGCACATTCTCACGGAGGCCGCGTTCAAGAACGCACTTGCCGTGTTCGCGGCGTTTGGAGGAAGCACGAATCTGCTCCTGCACACGCCGGCGATCGCGTTCCACGCGGGAATCAAGCGCCCCACGATCGAGGATTGGACGTTCTACAACCGCAAGGTTCCGCGCCTCGTTGATGCGCTCCCCAACGGGCCGATGAACCACCCCACGATGCGCGTGTTCCTCGCGGGCGGCGTGCCGGAGGTGATGCTCCACCTGCGCGAACTCGGATTGCTCGAACTCGACGCCCTCACCGCGAGTGGCGAAACGCTCGGCAGCAACCTCGACTGGTGGGCGAAGTCCGAGCGCCGCACGCGGTTGCGCGAACTGCTCCGCACGCGCGACAGGGTCGATCCGGACACCGTCATTATGTCACCGGACGCGGCCCGCAAGCGCGGGCTGACGAGCACAATTACGTTCCCGCGCGGGAACCTCGCTCCGGACGGTTGTGTCATCAAATCGACCGCGATCGACCCGTCGGTGGTGGACCCGGACGGCGTGTACCGGAAAACCGGCCCCGCGAAGGTGTTCATCCGCGAACGAGACGCGATCAACGCGATCAAGGGCGAGGGCGAGCGCAAGGTCGTTCCCGGCGACGTACTCGTGCTGTGCTGCCGCGGACCGATGGGGAGCGGGATGGAAGAAACCTATCAGGTGACGTCCGCGCTGAAGCACCTGAAGTGGGGGAAGCAGGTCGCGGTGATTACGGACGCGCGGTTCAGCGGCGTTTCGACGGGCGCGTGCATCGGGCACGTGTCCCCGGAGGCGCTCGTGGGCGGGCCGATCGGCAAACTGCGCGACGGCGATCTCGTGCAGGTCATCGTCGACCGCAACAAACTGGAAGGCACGATCGACCTCGTGGGCGACGCGACGGGCAATCACGGTCCGTTATGGGGGAGCGCGGAACTCCAGGCGCGTGCCCCGCGCCCCGACCTGGCACCGGATCCGGCGCTGCCCGCGGACACCCGCTTGTGGGCCGCGCTCCAGCACGCGAGCGGCGGCGTGTGGGGCGGCTGCGTGTACGACCCGGACCTGATCGCGGCGAAACTGGCGGGTGCGAAGTAA